In the Gymnodinialimonas sp. 202GB13-11 genome, one interval contains:
- a CDS encoding riboflavin synthase has product MFTGIITDLGTVRTLENRGDLRARIGTAYDMSTVDLGASIACNGVCLTVVSIGEDWFDVDISAESVSKTNIGDWVEGGRLNLERALKVGDELGGHLVSGHVDGVAEIVRMENEGDSTRFTFEAPEVLAKFIAPKGSVALDGTSLTVNEVDGATFGVNIIPHTKAVTSWGTAKVGDRVNLEIDTLARYVARLQEWQ; this is encoded by the coding sequence ATGTTTACCGGCATCATCACTGACCTTGGCACTGTCCGAACACTTGAGAACCGCGGTGATCTGAGGGCTCGGATTGGCACGGCTTATGACATGTCGACGGTCGATCTGGGGGCCTCGATTGCGTGCAACGGCGTGTGCCTGACAGTGGTGTCGATTGGCGAGGATTGGTTTGACGTCGACATTTCGGCTGAGAGCGTCTCGAAGACCAATATCGGTGATTGGGTGGAAGGCGGTCGCCTGAACCTGGAGCGGGCCTTGAAGGTAGGGGACGAGCTGGGCGGGCATCTGGTCTCGGGTCATGTGGATGGTGTGGCTGAGATTGTCCGGATGGAGAATGAGGGTGACTCGACGCGGTTCACGTTTGAAGCGCCGGAAGTTTTGGCGAAGTTCATCGCGCCGAAGGGATCGGTGGCGCTGGATGGCACGTCGTTGACGGTGAACGAGGTGGATGGGGCGACATTTGGCGTGAACATCATTCCGCACACCAAGGCCGTGACATCGTGGGGGACGGCGAAGGTCGGGGATCGGGTGAACCTGGAGATTGATACCTTGGCCCGCTACGTAGCGCGCTTGCAGGAGTGGCAGTGA
- a CDS encoding capsule biosynthesis protein, with protein sequence MAPSHAHRTFLFLQGPHGPFFHRLAQMLAAAGASVWRVGFNRGDQAFWPDTDTYISFQDIAESWDARAAALMDEKGVTDLVLYGDTRPIHAQAIAHAKARGITVHVFEEGYLRPYWVTYERGGANGHSRLMDTSVEQMRTALKNLDLDLPDTPSKWGDMRQHVFYGAAYHGFVLLANRAYANFRPHRALTVRDEFRLYLRRLALMPLLWLDRVQATYRIKTGGFPYHLALLQLAHDASFRDHGPFETMADFLEVLIAGFADGAPSHHHLVFKAHPLEDGRTPIRADIRRIAAQHGVADRVHYVRGGKLARLLNDARSAVTVNSTAAQQALWRGLPLKAFGQAVYLKPEFVSDQPMGAFFQNPTRPDSRAYRAYRHYLLETSQISGSYYSTKGRRQLLRQVVDMMLSPEDPYDALDAGRPAPRQHLSLVK encoded by the coding sequence ATGGCGCCCAGTCACGCGCATCGGACGTTCCTGTTCCTGCAGGGCCCCCACGGGCCCTTCTTCCACAGGCTTGCCCAAATGCTGGCGGCCGCCGGGGCTTCCGTCTGGCGCGTGGGCTTCAACCGGGGCGATCAGGCCTTCTGGCCCGACACAGACACCTACATTTCCTTTCAGGACATTGCGGAAAGCTGGGATGCCCGCGCGGCGGCGCTGATGGATGAAAAGGGCGTCACCGATCTTGTCCTCTACGGCGACACGCGGCCCATTCATGCCCAGGCCATCGCTCACGCCAAAGCCCGTGGCATCACTGTGCATGTCTTTGAAGAAGGCTATCTGCGCCCCTATTGGGTGACGTATGAACGCGGCGGGGCCAATGGCCATTCCCGCCTGATGGACACGTCCGTTGAGCAGATGCGCACGGCGCTCAAGAACCTCGATCTGGACCTGCCCGATACGCCGTCCAAGTGGGGCGACATGCGCCAGCATGTTTTCTATGGCGCGGCCTATCACGGCTTTGTCCTGCTCGCGAACCGCGCATATGCCAACTTTCGCCCCCACCGCGCGCTGACCGTGCGCGATGAATTCCGCCTCTACCTGCGCCGCCTTGCTCTCATGCCGCTTCTCTGGCTCGACCGTGTGCAGGCGACTTACCGCATCAAGACCGGAGGCTTCCCTTATCACCTGGCGCTTCTGCAACTGGCCCATGACGCCAGCTTCCGCGACCATGGGCCGTTCGAGACGATGGCAGACTTCCTCGAAGTCCTGATCGCTGGCTTTGCCGATGGCGCACCGTCCCATCACCACCTCGTCTTCAAGGCCCACCCGCTGGAAGATGGCCGCACGCCGATCCGCGCTGACATCCGCCGGATCGCGGCGCAGCACGGCGTCGCCGACCGCGTCCATTATGTGCGTGGCGGCAAACTGGCCCGCCTTCTCAACGATGCGCGCTCTGCCGTCACTGTGAATTCCACCGCCGCCCAACAGGCGCTCTGGCGCGGACTTCCGCTCAAAGCCTTCGGCCAGGCCGTCTACCTCAAGCCAGAGTTCGTTTCGGATCAGCCAATGGGCGCATTCTTCCAGAACCCCACCCGGCCCGACAGCCGCGCCTACCGCGCGTATCGCCATTATTTGCTGGAAACCTCCCAGATCTCCGGTAGCTACTATTCCACCAAGGGCCGTCGCCAATTGCTGCGCCAGGTCGTCGACATGATGCTGTCCCCGGAAGACCCCTATGATGCGCTCGACGCGGGCAGACCGGCACCAAGGCAACACTTGTCACTTGTGAAGTGA
- the ribB gene encoding 3,4-dihydroxy-2-butanone-4-phosphate synthase — MSQTFEEPGPVERDWSDAISSVDEILEDAANGKMFILVDHEDRENEGDLVIPAQWATPDVINFMATHGRGLICLSMTSDRIDQLGLGLMSTNNSSRHETAFTTSIEAREGVTTGISAADRARTVQVAIDASKGAADIATPGHVFPLRAKDGGVLVRAGHTEAAVDISRLAGLTPAGVICEIMNEDGSMARLPDLVAFAQRHNLKIGTISDLIAYRRRHDNLVNVRQEEVITSEFGGEWTMRIYTDETQGAEHIVLIKGDISGDEPVLVRMHAMDPLLDVIGVGPRGRADEFNDAMQLIADEGRGVLVLLRDLTMKLVLDDEVSPQTLRQYGLGAQILSSLGLSDMILLTNSPQPKVVGLDAYGLQIVGTRKISELG, encoded by the coding sequence ATGAGCCAGACCTTCGAAGAACCGGGCCCTGTTGAGCGGGATTGGTCTGACGCGATTTCGTCGGTTGATGAGATCCTTGAGGATGCCGCCAATGGAAAGATGTTCATTCTTGTGGACCATGAAGACCGCGAGAATGAAGGCGATCTGGTGATCCCCGCGCAATGGGCGACGCCCGATGTGATCAACTTCATGGCGACCCATGGGCGGGGCCTGATCTGCCTGTCGATGACGAGCGATCGGATCGACCAGTTGGGCCTTGGCCTGATGAGCACCAACAATTCTTCACGCCACGAGACGGCGTTCACGACTTCGATCGAGGCGCGAGAGGGCGTGACGACAGGTATTTCCGCAGCGGATCGCGCGCGCACCGTGCAGGTGGCGATTGATGCCTCCAAGGGGGCCGCAGACATTGCAACGCCAGGCCATGTTTTCCCGCTGCGTGCGAAAGATGGCGGTGTCCTAGTTCGGGCAGGGCATACGGAAGCCGCCGTTGATATCTCGCGCCTCGCGGGCCTGACACCGGCGGGCGTGATCTGTGAGATCATGAATGAAGATGGCTCCATGGCGCGGTTGCCCGATCTGGTTGCCTTCGCACAGCGTCACAACCTTAAGATTGGAACGATCAGCGACCTGATTGCCTATCGCCGTCGCCACGACAACCTTGTGAATGTGCGCCAGGAAGAGGTGATTACGTCCGAGTTCGGCGGCGAGTGGACGATGCGGATTTACACCGATGAGACGCAGGGCGCCGAGCATATCGTTCTGATCAAGGGTGATATCTCGGGGGATGAGCCGGTTCTGGTGCGGATGCATGCGATGGACCCGCTGCTGGATGTGATCGGTGTTGGCCCCCGGGGTCGCGCGGACGAATTCAACGACGCAATGCAGCTGATTGCCGATGAGGGACGCGGCGTGCTGGTCTTGCTGCGCGACCTGACGATGAAGCTGGTCCTGGATGACGAGGTCTCTCCCCAGACGTTGCGACAATACGGGCTTGGCGCGCAGATCCTGTCGTCGCTGGGGCTGAGCGACATGATCCTTCTGACCAATTCGCCCCAACCCAAGGTGGTCGGTCTTGATGCCTATGGACTGCAGATCGTGGGAACGCGCAAAATTTCGGAGCTTGGATAA
- the ribD gene encoding bifunctional diaminohydroxyphosphoribosylaminopyrimidine deaminase/5-amino-6-(5-phosphoribosylamino)uracil reductase RibD: MDDTRWMRLALSLGARGLGRVWPNPAVGCVLVRDGRVVGRGWTAPGGRPHAEVVALAQAGDAAQGATAYVTLEPCNHQGTTGPCAEALIASGVARVVIAARDPNRIAAGGAARLRAAGVEVVEGVLEREAADAHRGFFKVQRDLLPMVTLKLATSIDGRIATASGESQWITGPEARRWVHGMRMRHDAVMVGAGTARADDPGLTVRGLGAVHQPVRVVLSRRLDVPVDGQLGRTARDVPVWMVHGPDAPGSAQEAWSKTGARLVKTQTGPGGQIDVHAAMMELAKAGLTRVFCEGGGTLAAALLSVDVVDDLALFGGGLALGAEGVPAIGAMGIAALGEAPRFTLESVSPVGLDSLVIWRRPAADVD; encoded by the coding sequence ATGGATGACACGCGCTGGATGCGTCTGGCGCTGTCATTGGGCGCACGGGGATTGGGCCGGGTTTGGCCCAATCCGGCAGTGGGCTGCGTTTTGGTGCGCGATGGCCGCGTCGTTGGGCGGGGTTGGACGGCGCCGGGCGGGCGACCCCATGCGGAAGTCGTGGCCTTGGCGCAGGCGGGTGACGCGGCGCAGGGGGCTACGGCGTATGTGACGTTGGAGCCGTGTAATCATCAGGGCACGACGGGCCCTTGTGCTGAGGCGTTGATTGCGTCGGGCGTCGCGCGGGTGGTGATTGCCGCGCGCGATCCCAACAGGATTGCGGCCGGCGGTGCGGCGCGGCTGCGGGCGGCTGGCGTTGAAGTGGTTGAGGGCGTGTTGGAGCGCGAGGCGGCCGACGCGCATCGTGGCTTCTTCAAGGTGCAGCGTGATCTGTTGCCGATGGTGACACTGAAACTTGCGACGTCGATTGACGGGCGGATTGCCACGGCCAGCGGCGAGAGCCAGTGGATCACCGGGCCGGAGGCGCGGCGGTGGGTACATGGAATGCGGATGCGGCATGACGCGGTGATGGTCGGTGCAGGCACAGCGCGTGCGGATGATCCGGGGCTGACGGTGCGCGGGCTGGGTGCGGTGCATCAGCCGGTGCGCGTGGTGCTGTCGCGGCGGCTGGACGTACCAGTGGACGGGCAGCTGGGCCGCACGGCGCGGGATGTTCCAGTGTGGATGGTCCATGGGCCTGATGCACCGGGTTCTGCGCAGGAAGCCTGGTCCAAGACGGGAGCGCGTTTGGTTAAAACGCAGACCGGCCCTGGTGGGCAGATTGATGTTCATGCCGCCATGATGGAACTGGCGAAGGCTGGTCTTACGCGGGTCTTTTGCGAAGGTGGGGGCACCCTTGCGGCTGCGCTGTTGAGCGTGGATGTCGTGGACGATCTGGCCCTGTTCGGGGGCGGGCTGGCGCTTGGTGCAGAGGGCGTGCCTGCCATTGGAGCGATGGGTATTGCGGCGCTGGGTGAGGCACCTCGGTTCACTTTGGAGAGTGTGTCGCCGGTGGGGCTGGACAGTTTGGTAATTTGGCGCCGCCCAGCAGCGGACGTTGACTAA
- a CDS encoding 6,7-dimethyl-8-ribityllumazine synthase, translating into MAGHSDNDLGLPEFDRPVKVGIVIAPYYTAISEAQIEAATAVLDRAGVAHEVIEVPGSLEVPTAISIVHRMSNFDGFVALGCVIRGATSHYDVVVNESSRALTMLGLQGVCIGNGIITVENREQAEERADGARLNTAGGAAEAALHLIALTRKYGQPKGNLGFKPRGTIEIAEDGSAKA; encoded by the coding sequence ATGGCCGGACATTCCGACAATGACCTTGGGCTGCCAGAGTTCGACCGGCCTGTGAAAGTGGGCATCGTGATTGCGCCCTACTATACAGCGATTTCCGAGGCGCAGATCGAGGCGGCAACGGCAGTTCTGGACCGCGCAGGCGTTGCCCATGAAGTGATTGAAGTGCCGGGATCGCTGGAGGTGCCGACGGCGATTTCGATTGTGCACCGGATGAGCAATTTCGATGGCTTCGTGGCCCTTGGCTGCGTGATCCGTGGGGCGACCTCGCATTACGATGTGGTGGTCAACGAAAGTTCCCGCGCGCTGACTATGCTGGGCCTGCAGGGCGTGTGTATCGGTAATGGGATCATCACCGTGGAGAACCGCGAACAGGCCGAGGAACGCGCCGATGGCGCGCGGCTGAATACGGCGGGCGGCGCGGCTGAGGCGGCATTGCATCTCATCGCGCTGACCCGGAAGTATGGCCAGCCCAAAGGCAATTTGGGCTTCAAACCCCGCGGCACCATTGAGATCGCAGAAGACGGATCGGCCAAGGCATGA
- a CDS encoding DUF6324 family protein, translated as MGINSENEMAADLQIGPTTLGMVRIYIVGDGIDLPMDFDPEEAEEIADELRAAAAAARKAGKKR; from the coding sequence ATGGGCATCAACAGCGAAAACGAAATGGCGGCTGACTTGCAGATCGGGCCGACCACGCTTGGCATGGTGCGCATCTACATTGTCGGCGATGGCATCGACCTTCCGATGGATTTCGACCCGGAAGAAGCCGAAGAGATCGCCGATGAATTGCGCGCTGCGGCCGCTGCTGCGCGCAAAGCGGGCAAGAAACGCTAA
- the nrdR gene encoding transcriptional regulator NrdR, which translates to MRCPFCGNVDTQVKDSRPAEDHVAIRRRRFCPSCAGRFTTYERVQLRDLVVIKTNGKREDFDRDKLERSIRIALQKRPVEPERVDQMISGIVRRLESMGETDINSKIIGEIVMERLAAIDTVAYVRFASVYKNFQATGDFEDFLSELRPPTSVSDN; encoded by the coding sequence ATGCGCTGCCCATTTTGCGGAAATGTAGACACTCAGGTGAAGGATTCACGGCCTGCGGAGGATCATGTCGCGATCCGGCGGCGGCGGTTTTGTCCGTCCTGCGCGGGGCGCTTCACGACCTATGAGCGCGTGCAACTGCGCGATCTGGTGGTGATCAAGACGAATGGCAAACGCGAGGATTTCGACCGCGACAAGCTGGAGCGTTCGATCCGCATCGCGTTGCAGAAGCGCCCGGTGGAGCCAGAGCGCGTGGATCAGATGATCTCGGGCATCGTGCGGCGGCTGGAAAGCATGGGTGAGACGGACATCAACTCCAAGATCATCGGTGAGATCGTGATGGAGCGTCTAGCGGCGATTGATACGGTCGCCTACGTGCGATTTGCCAGCGTTTACAAGAACTTCCAAGCGACGGGCGATTTCGAGGACTTCTTGTCCGAGCTGCGCCCGCCAACCTCGGTTTCCGATAACTGA
- a CDS encoding capsular polysaccharide biosynthesis protein codes for METPERSLSRRAFHFNTGFLTNRRVRRILTLAGHDLKLGKPTAEDDVIVWGHSPYAPRGEAVAEATGASLVRVEDAFLRSLFPGRSGEPPLGLVIDRLGMYFDASGPSDLETLLATHPLDDTALLNRARDVVARMIAGDLSKYSAVDVSLPAPDKAGYVLLIDQTRGDASIELGQATPDSFAEALTWAREDHPDAQIVIKTHPETRDGHRPGHFDPEKLPPNVVLDDRPVSLWRMFEGARAVYCVTSGAGFEAILAGHKPVVFGVPFYSGWGLTDDRRPVPARRQRTLTRAQLVAAALILYPTWYDPYRDRLCEVEDVLGALEAQVQAWHQDRRGYVAVGMRSWKKGHLRQFFGQHGKVDFEDDPFKAAQDRRNVLVWAGRETQDLRDECRATESVIYRVEDGFLRSRGLGAELVPPLSLVKDHLGIYYDPTRESALEHRIAEAADLPAARLDRAERLIASLRRAGVTKYNLNGAEAPNVPEGAQVILVPGQVEDDASIRLGAGDVNTNEELLRTARRLNPQAYLIYKPHPDVEAGLRPGALPEAARALADHIADNTGAEALLSIADRVITMTSAMGFEALIRGIPVTTLGAPFYAGWGLTSDLGNVPDRRVARPSLAALVHAALITYPRYLDPVTGMPCPVEVAVDRLASGEGVPQKPSLRALAKLQGWFAGQSWIWRR; via the coding sequence ATGGAAACGCCTGAGCGATCCCTTTCGCGCCGGGCGTTCCACTTCAATACCGGATTCCTGACCAACCGGCGCGTGCGCCGTATCCTGACGCTGGCGGGCCATGACCTGAAACTGGGCAAGCCCACAGCCGAGGATGATGTGATCGTCTGGGGCCATTCGCCCTATGCCCCACGTGGTGAGGCCGTGGCTGAGGCGACAGGCGCGTCACTTGTGCGGGTCGAGGATGCCTTCCTGCGCTCGCTCTTTCCCGGCCGCTCGGGCGAGCCTCCGTTGGGGTTGGTGATCGACCGTCTGGGCATGTACTTCGACGCATCAGGCCCGTCTGATCTGGAAACCTTGCTGGCAACGCATCCCCTTGATGACACGGCCCTTTTGAACCGGGCTCGCGACGTCGTGGCACGCATGATTGCGGGCGATCTGTCGAAATACAGCGCGGTGGATGTCAGCCTGCCCGCGCCCGACAAGGCGGGCTACGTGCTGCTGATCGACCAGACACGGGGCGACGCCTCGATCGAACTGGGGCAGGCCACGCCCGATAGCTTTGCCGAGGCGCTCACTTGGGCGCGGGAAGATCACCCGGACGCGCAGATCGTCATCAAGACCCATCCTGAAACGCGCGACGGGCATCGCCCGGGCCATTTCGACCCCGAAAAACTTCCACCCAATGTCGTGCTGGATGATCGCCCCGTTTCGCTCTGGCGCATGTTTGAAGGGGCCCGTGCGGTCTACTGCGTTACGTCCGGCGCAGGGTTTGAGGCCATTTTGGCCGGCCATAAACCGGTCGTCTTCGGCGTGCCCTTCTACTCAGGCTGGGGCCTGACCGATGATCGCCGCCCCGTCCCTGCCCGCCGCCAGCGCACGCTGACCCGCGCCCAGTTGGTTGCCGCCGCGCTGATCCTCTACCCCACTTGGTATGACCCTTACCGCGATCGCCTGTGCGAGGTCGAAGATGTCCTCGGCGCGCTGGAGGCGCAGGTTCAGGCCTGGCATCAGGATCGCAGAGGCTATGTCGCCGTCGGAATGCGCAGTTGGAAGAAGGGGCATTTACGCCAATTTTTCGGCCAACACGGGAAGGTCGATTTCGAGGACGATCCCTTCAAGGCCGCGCAGGACCGGCGCAATGTTCTGGTCTGGGCCGGGCGCGAAACCCAAGACCTAAGGGATGAATGCCGCGCCACGGAGAGCGTGATTTACCGGGTCGAGGATGGATTTCTGCGCTCGCGCGGGTTGGGAGCCGAGCTGGTTCCGCCGCTGTCCTTGGTCAAAGACCATCTCGGCATCTACTACGACCCGACCCGCGAAAGCGCGCTTGAGCACCGGATTGCCGAGGCCGCTGACCTGCCTGCGGCCCGGCTCGACCGTGCTGAACGTCTGATTGCGTCGCTGCGACGGGCAGGGGTCACGAAATACAATCTCAACGGGGCCGAGGCCCCCAATGTCCCGGAGGGCGCGCAGGTCATCCTCGTGCCCGGACAGGTCGAAGATGATGCCTCAATCCGGCTCGGTGCGGGTGACGTGAACACCAATGAAGAGCTTTTGCGCACCGCCCGCCGCCTGAACCCGCAGGCCTACCTGATCTACAAGCCCCACCCGGATGTGGAGGCTGGATTACGCCCCGGAGCATTGCCCGAGGCTGCACGCGCGCTGGCCGACCATATCGCAGACAATACCGGGGCCGAGGCGCTTTTGAGCATCGCGGATCGGGTCATCACCATGACCTCCGCCATGGGGTTTGAAGCCTTGATCCGGGGTATCCCGGTCACGACGCTTGGCGCGCCCTTCTATGCGGGCTGGGGGCTGACCTCTGACCTCGGCAATGTGCCGGATCGGCGTGTCGCCCGGCCCTCCCTGGCCGCGCTGGTACACGCCGCCCTCATCACCTATCCGCGGTATCTGGACCCGGTTACAGGCATGCCCTGCCCGGTCGAAGTAGCGGTGGATCGCTTGGCCTCCGGCGAAGGCGTGCCACAAAAACCGAGCCTTCGGGCCTTGGCAAAATTACAGGGGTGGTTTGCGGGTCAAAGTTGGATCTGGCGCAGGTAA
- a CDS encoding outer membrane protein — MKLSPLVIAAFIAVGTGASAQSLQDRYGFVFGGVTFEGQSDFDGVITPPGGLQSVDTDYDSGFNFGIGVGATIAPSVRAEVELSYTQSDADQIFFSGNGSAAEVNVDGGIRATTLFANALYDFDTGGPFTPYLGAGLGAAFIEQDLVYGPGVAVNEDDTVFAAQLIAGASYDLSDALALTADLRYRRFFDVESNRFNPAGVSTGIVSGDYNDLSLNVGLRFRF, encoded by the coding sequence ATGAAACTCTCTCCGCTCGTTATCGCCGCGTTCATCGCTGTCGGCACAGGCGCATCGGCGCAATCCTTGCAAGACCGGTATGGCTTTGTGTTTGGCGGCGTCACGTTTGAAGGTCAGTCGGATTTCGACGGCGTCATTACACCGCCAGGCGGGTTGCAGTCAGTCGACACAGACTATGACAGCGGTTTTAACTTCGGCATTGGCGTGGGGGCGACGATAGCACCTTCCGTCCGTGCAGAAGTTGAACTCAGCTACACCCAATCCGACGCCGACCAGATTTTCTTCTCGGGCAATGGATCGGCGGCAGAGGTCAACGTAGACGGCGGCATTCGTGCCACAACGCTGTTCGCAAATGCGCTCTACGATTTTGATACGGGTGGGCCATTCACGCCCTATCTCGGCGCAGGCCTCGGCGCAGCATTTATCGAGCAGGACCTTGTGTACGGTCCGGGTGTCGCGGTGAACGAAGACGATACCGTCTTTGCAGCACAATTGATTGCCGGGGCGTCTTACGACCTCAGTGATGCGCTCGCCCTGACAGCAGACCTGCGCTACCGGCGGTTCTTTGACGTCGAGTCGAACCGGTTCAATCCGGCGGGCGTCAGCACCGGCATTGTCAGCGGCGACTACAACGATTTGTCTTTGAATGTGGGGCTGCGGTTTCGTTTCTGA
- a CDS encoding polysaccharide biosynthesis/export family protein yields the protein MTLSASRIARIGALVTCVVAVGACDVLSRVLPSAGPTRNQIFAGSVQREGDAFVVEVNQRVTAATSLVPALGFPSSLTNAGVSNTDVIRPGDQITLTIFENVSDGLLAGEGQNASQLTTLQVDNSGFIFIPYAGRIRAAGNTPEQLREVITRNLDEQTPDPQVIVQREAGNGSTVVVTGDVGTTGIFPIEQPTRTLSGMLAAAGGATVSTEIARVTLVRGGHTGTVWYEDIFRDPSVDIALRGDDRILVEEDSRQFTALGATGAQTIVPFESQVISAIDAIASVGGLNPSLADPTGVFVLRNEPEELAELVLGRDDLTGTQRMIYVLDLTAPTGMFEARDFVIRDGDTVYVTSAPITQFNNAISALTGTLTSVGGVTDAVNGTTN from the coding sequence GTGACCCTTTCGGCTTCCCGGATCGCGCGCATCGGCGCGCTCGTCACCTGTGTTGTGGCAGTCGGCGCATGTGATGTTCTTTCCCGCGTTCTTCCGTCCGCAGGACCCACCCGCAACCAGATCTTCGCAGGCTCCGTCCAACGTGAAGGCGATGCATTCGTGGTCGAGGTCAACCAACGCGTGACCGCCGCCACCTCGCTTGTGCCTGCGCTTGGCTTCCCCTCGTCGCTCACCAATGCCGGTGTCTCGAATACCGACGTGATCCGCCCCGGCGACCAGATCACCCTGACGATCTTTGAGAATGTTTCGGACGGCCTGCTGGCCGGTGAAGGTCAGAATGCCAGCCAATTGACCACCCTTCAGGTGGACAATTCCGGCTTCATCTTCATCCCCTATGCGGGCCGCATCCGCGCCGCTGGCAATACGCCGGAGCAATTGCGCGAGGTGATCACCCGTAACCTCGACGAGCAAACGCCAGATCCGCAGGTCATCGTCCAGCGCGAGGCGGGCAATGGCTCCACCGTCGTTGTCACGGGCGATGTCGGAACCACCGGCATCTTCCCCATCGAACAACCAACGCGCACGTTGTCAGGCATGTTGGCCGCCGCCGGTGGCGCAACCGTCTCGACCGAGATTGCCCGCGTAACACTTGTGCGCGGCGGGCATACCGGCACGGTCTGGTACGAAGACATTTTCCGCGATCCGTCTGTCGACATCGCGCTCCGCGGTGACGACCGGATCCTGGTCGAGGAAGACAGCCGCCAGTTCACTGCCCTAGGCGCTACGGGCGCACAGACCATCGTACCGTTTGAATCGCAGGTCATCTCCGCCATCGACGCGATTGCCTCTGTCGGCGGTCTGAACCCGTCGCTTGCAGACCCGACCGGCGTGTTCGTTCTGCGCAATGAGCCGGAGGAGCTGGCCGAACTGGTTCTGGGCCGTGACGATCTGACGGGCACCCAGCGCATGATCTATGTCCTGGACCTGACGGCACCAACCGGCATGTTCGAAGCCCGCGATTTCGTGATCCGCGATGGCGACACGGTTTACGTCACCTCCGCCCCGATCACGCAGTTCAACAACGCCATCTCGGCGCTGACCGGTACGCTGACCTCCGTCGGCGGTGTGACGGACGCCGTGAACGGCACCACGAACTGA
- a CDS encoding MmcB family DNA repair protein — translation MDTALDPLANAKPGQLLARGVCRHLRAHDFVTLEEFTPERGKRLDVMALGPKGELWVIECKSSRVDFTSDAKWEGYLEWGDRYFWAVDENFPTELLPDDTGLIIADGYDAEILRFGPETKLAGARRKAVTQKFARHAALRLHLLRDPEQVL, via the coding sequence ATGGATACGGCACTTGATCCGCTCGCAAATGCAAAACCCGGCCAGCTTCTGGCGCGTGGCGTCTGCCGTCATCTGCGGGCCCATGATTTCGTGACGCTTGAAGAATTCACGCCAGAGCGCGGCAAACGGCTGGACGTGATGGCTCTTGGCCCGAAAGGGGAGCTTTGGGTGATCGAATGCAAATCCTCCCGCGTGGATTTCACTTCGGACGCTAAATGGGAGGGGTATCTGGAATGGGGAGACCGTTATTTCTGGGCGGTCGACGAGAATTTCCCCACGGAGCTTTTGCCCGATGACACCGGGCTGATCATTGCAGATGGGTACGACGCTGAAATCCTGCGGTTTGGTCCAGAGACCAAGCTTGCTGGCGCGCGGCGCAAAGCCGTGACGCAGAAATTCGCCCGCCACGCGGCGCTTCGGCTGCACCTTCTGCGCGATCCGGAACAAGTTCTTTAA
- the nusB gene encoding transcription antitermination factor NusB: MSDDKPKGPSREEKKQMRSAARLYAVQALFQMEHSDQTLDAVRGEFETHRFGATYDGEEMADGDVDLFRKTLEDAVERQAKIDQMTDRALVAKWPIDRIDPTLRALFRAAGAELVEGKAPPKVVITEFVDVARAFFPEGKEAKFVNAVLDHMAREAKPEAF, encoded by the coding sequence ATGAGCGACGACAAACCCAAAGGCCCGAGCCGGGAAGAGAAGAAGCAGATGCGATCGGCCGCGCGGCTCTATGCGGTGCAGGCGCTGTTCCAGATGGAGCATTCGGATCAGACGCTGGATGCCGTGCGGGGCGAGTTCGAGACGCACCGCTTTGGCGCGACTTATGATGGCGAGGAAATGGCCGATGGCGATGTGGATCTGTTCCGCAAGACGCTTGAGGATGCCGTGGAACGGCAGGCCAAGATCGACCAGATGACGGATCGTGCGCTGGTGGCGAAATGGCCGATTGACCGGATCGACCCGACGCTGCGGGCGCTTTTCCGCGCCGCAGGGGCAGAACTGGTAGAGGGCAAAGCCCCGCCAAAGGTCGTGATCACAGAGTTCGTGGATGTTGCGCGAGCGTTTTTTCCTGAGGGGAAGGAAGCGAAGTTCGTGAACGCGGTGCTCGACCACATGGCACGTGAGGCCAAGCCGGAGGCGTTTTGA